The nucleotide sequence gattgttgggattgaaccctaacagaggaacagataatgtaaagccaaaaccggatcccatcagtggtcacttaataagcagcagtttgctctaatctttccccttgacagtggttatccaaCAACTGATGAATCTTAAAGTGCTGCTCAAATACAaaaactgataaaccaaactctgatgattatctaacaactgctgaagataaactctgttgctctatctactgccgtctcctaagtactgctgaagattcaagcactgccctctcaaagactgatcacctttgaagaaagcactgaagactcaacatctgtgctaaggctacaacagtagaacgtgaagcagtagtttccttatgttttgtactttagtgattatcagatgttacataacagtagtttgtatagaacagtatttgtagtttgttaggtcgttagatgtcactatcatggtgacgtcagctgaagcatatcagtagtttggtttgcctataagtatgacagtactctgtactgttacacttgatcgttttgagtgagtttttctcctcagttcatcctttcatcttgtgcaaccaactctggtgtgtcaggctgagggggagtttagattgtaagcttgttgtaatcatttgctttctattgtaaatcttttgactcaatgaaatagcaattgtttatcaatctatactttcttttgattatgtttacaaagtttgctactcatttccgctgcacttattcgttttatgcaaacaaacacaatcataatGGCCCCTAGATCCTAACACTCCCCTCTCTCTcaaggcttcggccgaacaccccctagATCCATCCATCATATTTCGATTTCCTTCGTCACATTCCAACATCACATAAGCATCAAGGATCCCGTATAAGaagtcttggtgcactcggagcttgaaggacctcattctcttgcttttatccaccctatttgcgtctagattcttccctagcctcgagctagtggtgagttacttaaaacaccttctcgaactaatttaaagtggttaatatgatatgtaacggttaaagctcgtaatcttacaagttgatgcattaaagtttactaaaaatgcaagaaaagatggttaaaagctcatatgatgtgtaaatgttgtagtaattgatttgtgtggttatttggacccgatctatgttgtggtagctcgaatcatcatttaacccgggttggtcatgatcatggatcatgacataaggttgttttgaatgaaacaagggttaaagggtgaaactctaccacacacgaatcatgaacttgtgtaaaagcgtttttacttgtgaaatagtatttAAAGCTAGCAGATCTACatatctacaagcggtattttcaaagaaccaagtatcaaagaaatcatgttttctaaaaacggatcttacacttacaagtatgatttttagaacacacaagtgtgtaagcacttgtgtagcacaaaagtttcgacaaaataacaatttttgtaaaatttacaagaagatgtaaagacgggatttctttaaaagcaaggtttttacgagatcggattgctttatataaagatccgcaaaaagtaatgggatttactacataattttagaaaactacaagttcatgtgatttatgcgatttacatatttattaactagtttgttgtgttggacgttgttttgattgaataagaaaattgttgaattgatttgtaaaagaaaatgatacgcttgaaagcgtggccacctccagttaaagaggaaactctggcgaaatttttccaaaaacctaacacttagaattattttcactataagtgttagaaatacttttcgacatgttttcaaaatataagtttcgccacgactttatttacaaatatcggaggtggaattttcacaaaattaaacgtgataaatatatatttagtaaatatatttttcacaacgtcgcttgtcaattattttgtgaagtgtataaatattatttttagggtaaaaataatattatcaaaaGTAACGAATCCAAattaatacgaacgccttcacgataaatatataagttacaccggtaattattattaccactcgattgttaaaacgtaacttacgcaacttaaagaaataattatgaacgcgtatatttgacaaagtattattttgggagaattttgtgaagtaaaaatataatatttttgagaaaaatatttatattttggaattagaaataaatatatgttaagtgagacttaataatgcatttcgaacacacatgtattaaatcccccatccttgggaaggaaaataactaCCAAGTATTTAccaaatgtaaacacgaaatagttttctaactatttccccaaaaacttaaaccataaagctaaggcacggccgtccgtctaatagaattagtacatgtaggtcatTGCAcggctgcttgacttggagtattacttggtagagacgtaccgctgtgagttcatgtcccccttttctcttagctgttttcagttttataaactgcgggggtgaaatacatgttactatgattacgaatatttcttacatggtatggttagcgtaaggagggttgttacttagatcatgtgaatgggtaggcggaaacttgaggtcattaatcctcagggtaggaccgaggggcaggagcggtagatctacttgggtgtagcgagcccaaccccaggcccagcataacggacctcggggtgactttgtacccaacgcataagtctgctaggtttgagccttcctacttgcatttcacacatatcaatggccttgcaaaccattggtgatctctttttccttatttgctacataccaggattttaatacaaacaaaggtttatttgctcacttacacatgaactcgctcaacattattgttgatttttcaacttacatgtatttcagggacttaaaggatctggcacggtatggcacgttttcccgctacactagtacgaggtcatccgggtttagggaatgtgactctttcctggacaagtcacagtccttaaactgtgtttgtgttatgttgatgtttgtgtttgttgaacaatgtttatgttgttagggTATGTTCCGTTAAAGCAATGTTGttgttttggattttaaaacttaattgaatggatgatcttgcatgatttttattcatatagctttgttatggttaagctatggtatcaagaagtcacaccaaattaaccacgcttccgtaAATCCAGGGTGTGAcaacggggccgtgctcaatggacacggggccgtgtctgggcttctgtgcaggctataaatagaggtgcttcgTTCACTTCAAAGgaatcccttggcaaaccacctctctcccacttcacccacactccaccaccactacaacccacatccaccaccatcatccatcatccatcttagagtgtgtgtagtagtctcgggatccaagattgatagcaagagttcttgacaatcaaaggccatgtttgcctaagtctcttacatcacttggtgaagacaagcatttagtgtaatacttttgttttttaatcttttcgcactttttatttggttttgtattaatgactttaataactagtttcttatattgaaggtgaaacttccttatcatttgtccgtggtttcttggcattattttactgtctatataaaataaaagatttacaccattcatatctctacggtctatatagatatatgttggctacctagtcgggggttaagggaatggtttggtaaggttcttgccttgttcagtgtatagatcctgcaaggacccgggtcaagcttactaggacctccttcaataaccactggtattggatggcgggggtgcgaatggcttgatcccctcgtatgtaaactactattaatacattaacccggctacttgggattgaatccctgctgactcaaaccacttagccgagggtaacgtcaccttcaaaagagaggcctaccacattacgcattaataacttaattaattatctttcaatattccgaccctttaagattgtatccttgctgactcaaactactgggttgagggtaatgtcaccttcaaaagaggggcctactactataactaagataatctctttaaaagtgcaaaagtgcggaaatcatcaaaggttacactaaaggcgagtcggatccaagtgattcatcttgtctatctgttttatttttattttattttacagcatttttagtttttattctcatattttaaaactttttctaaacttttcatttgattagacgttgaggataaaccggtactaaaagctcttgtgtccttggacgacctcggtatcttaccaacgctatactacgctcacgatgggtgcacttgcccatatgtgtgtttagtgttagtagaatatcgtgttttataaatttaaaacttaactaaagtgttaaaaagtgcttaaaatataactaatatatataacgctacacacgcatcaagtttttggcgccgttgccggggacacaaggattttaagaaagttaggaatcaacggcctaatcgtatttcttatttttctgtttttttaggatttttctagaTTTTTCAGTTTCTGTAGAGcttagcacggggccgtgcctggtcggacacgggtcATGCCCAGcgtcgttactggcagtttttattttctgagttacagagagttgagcacggggcagtgtcagtgcagcacggggccgtgttgaactctccagtaacagggatccggaaaacaatcacggtaactccgaccacgggtcGTGTTtatctgagcacggggccgtggtgaaactTCCGACCGacattctttttgtttttattgcagggcTAGGAACCCAGGCGTCGCACCTGAACTCTCTAcgcagtgtatgagctccagttccagtaaagacataaaagaacctctatacgaacccgaacgctttctaagaaaaagacttaaagctgaaaacaagaaaaattttcgggggacccacttccaatggcggaccaacgtaccctcatggattacctacgacccactgTAGGTAATCTTGGCGCTGCTATCAATGCGCCGAATGTcgatgccaacaacttcgaacttcggccgcatttgatccaaatgctccaaaactctgcaactttccacgggcttgcggacgaagatccccatttacatattacaaactttttggaaatatgtgatacttttcggatcaaCAGAGCATCAAATGatgccatccgcctccgaatgttttcattttcactaaaagaccgaactaaggcttggcttaacgccctcccagttggttcggtaaacacctgggatgaactagcccaaaagtttttgtataagtatttccctcctgctaaaatggctaaattaatgactaaaattaatacatattcacaagaggacggggaatccttatatgaaacttgggaaaggttcaaggagctacaaAGAAAGTATCCTCATcatggtcttgcggtatggcaacaagtatccactttctataatgggttgttgcaacacacaagacaaacacttgactctagctccgggggacttttaggtaatcgtcgcccaaatgaaatttataatcaaattgaggaaattacTCAAACCAATTTttagtggcacactccccgaggcacaaaatctattgccccgggcgcccataaggttgacgaaagcacctctctgcaagcccaaatcgaggccctctcttcaaaaatcaaaaagttagaaatggctAATCTTGGTGATTCTGAGTTCAATAGATTGACTGTTGATGTGAAGATGTCGCTGAGGTTGAGCATGTCATGAATGTAATAAAaaaaagagtgaattgcaaggattgtcctttatctttatacctatttgcaggcgctgtcctttatgtttaaaattgacgagttttgtactttatgttttcaaatcatacacgttttgtcctttagccctaacctagttagatttttctgtcaaatctgatcatgtgcaatgcacatgagggtaaaattgtcttttcatcctattctttaaaaatagatataaaagaaaaaaaaaatattatatcatAACAAAAGCCATATCTTGAAGCAACCTGCAACATGACTGCCATATCTTGAAGCAACCGCTTATACGACTGTATAAACAAAAATCATCAGATCATACACATTAACACCTACAGAATCCACCTCATCCGCCTTCGCAACAACAAGTGGATCCGAATCGGCATACAGAACGGACGCAGTCGTACCGATAACGAGGCGAGCGTGTTCCGGTGAGATCTGGAGGTGTTCGGAGACAGCGACGGAGTTAACACGGTGGTTTGTCGGTGGAGATTGGAGGAATTTGTCGCGGATGGAGGTTAGGGTTTGTGTTCCGTCAGTGAAGATGAGTTTTTGTAAGGGGATGACGGTGGGTGgatgtgtggtggtggtggttgcgaCGGACGGTGTTAACGGTGGCAGATTTTATCGCCGCCGGTGACCAATCCGGGTGAGCCGATTTCAGCAAAGCAGCACCACGGTTAATTTTAGGATTGTGAAGAGGAATTTGGAACATCTTGAAGAAGATTAGTGTGAGTTTGAAGTTTTTTTGGAGATTGAATAGTCTGCAGGTTGGGTGGGGGGTTTTGCGGTGGTGGATTAGGGTTGGAAGGGGGTGGCAGCAGTTGGTGGTGCTAGTGGCGACAAGTGTGGTAGGGGTTTGCCCTAGACTCCTGGAGTGAGAGAGTGTAGAGAGAGAAAGCATGTCTTTAGAGAGAGAGTATGAAAGAGTGCCTGCATTCAGATGTGtgtatataattaaaaaaatggtttcttaaataaataagtaaaaagaCTCATTTATCCTTCATTTAACAActaaaattaactgggttaggtTCAAAGGACATAccatgcaagattttgaaacaataaggataaaactcgtcaattttaaacataaaggacaacgcctgcaaatgggtataaagataaaggacaaaacttgcaattcactctaaaaAAAATTTTATTTCCATGTCAAAAGTCTGTTTGAAAACTGAAATCCCGAATGTAAATCTAAATGAGTGGTGGGCTTTCACTAAAACTTGTTTTAGTAAGAAAAACAAGACGCTGGGTGCAACATGAATTTGTCAAAATTAACAAGCTTTGATGAAGATATTCTTATGCAACATGAATCTTGTAATGAAAGTGATGACAAGGAAAATGAATGTAACATTTTGGCAACAAATGTGAACTTGTCCAAAGGAAAACTACTTGGCTTGAAGATAAGAGACCAACAAAGCTATCTATTGATGAGTTAATGTATTTGCTTTCTTTATTCAACCAGACAGGAATATGGTTACATGATTAGGAAAAGCCAAGGGATATCAATATATTATTCGTTGGATTAAAGTAAGATAATATTGCTCATTGATTTTTTTTGTGTTACGTTATACATGTTAAAGTTCTCTAATGAATTGGTAACTCTAGAAAGCTTATTGTTTGTTTCATTTGATTCCTCGTATTCCAATTCTTGAAATTATGATTTTGTTGATTACTGACAATATCCACACAACCTTATAAGAGTATTGTGGGTGGGTTTTCCATGGCTCGCAACTCACTTTTTAAAGGCTCACTCTTAACTAAGCTTAAGTTGATTTGGCTTGTATAACATTTGAGCCGAGTTTGAGCCAACTTAGCTCGCTCGGATAAATttaatttattattgttattaatttAGAGTGATGACGAATTTTAGTTTTTATTCTTTTACTTGCTatattttattattgttataataTTTTGTTACTATAATAACTTTTTAGcatattttgttttttgtttatacCTTGTAAGATAAGACATTTTATAAAATTTCACGTATGTTGCTGCGACatatttatttttatctacgtctaGATCTAAATTTTGCTTAAAACTAATAAAATATCTTTCCGGTATCGTAAGTTGTAGTGAGTGCCAATGTGTATTGATACCATAATAAACCGATATCGATACCGACCGAATTCTAGCCTGTAAGCGTGTAGATAATCCCACTAGTTACATCACATTTAACTATTATTATTGTATTTaccaaaaaaaaacataaaaataaatctACACACACCTCCATCTCCGGTCTACACCTACAAACCCAACACCATGTCTCTGCCTTCCTCCGCCGCTATGACCGCTTCCTCCGTCTCCTCTCGCAAGGTTTCTGTATCTATACATATGCCTCTCTATATATGTATTGGTTGATCTTTTCAAACTCCGATTTCGATCGATTGTGTGTATATCTGCTTATTCATCGTCAAATTTTGATTAATTCGATGCCAATTATTTAGGTTTTAAGCAAAATTGCCACCAATTGACTTTAGAAGGAGCTTACGGAGTGGCAGATCAGTCCTCCCTCTGGATTCACACATAAAGTCACCGATAATCTTCAACGGTTCATCAATCTCTCAATTTTATTCTCTAAATCTTAAATTGTTCTCTTTTTTAGGGTTTATGTCGTTCTATATGTCCCAATTTCACCGTTTTGACTCTTTACACATCCTCAGATCAAAGAGGATGTTCAATTTCGCCCTCGAATAAATgttcaattttttttagaaattttgttTGTGAATTAtggtgtttttttatttgttatttttggAAAGGTGGGTGATTGAAGTAAATGGAGCTCAGGGAACTATTTATGCCGGTGAAAAGTACCAGCTTCAAGTCGATTTTCCGGAGAATTATCCTATGGAAGCACCTCAGGTGGATGGATAATGATTTGACTTAGAGGTTAATTGATGATTTTGGTTATGCATTTTGGATTCTTGCTTATTAATATTTTTGTGGAATGGCAGGTGATATTTTTGCAGCCTGCTCCGCTTCACCCGCACATCTATAGCAACGACCATATTTGTTTAGGTACTTGTTAAAATGCCCTGTGGTTTCTTGTATATGTATTCTTGTCTTCTTGCAACTCTGCTTGTTTTTTTAAATGTTATTCTAACTATAATCATAACGCCTGCGTCCCTGATGGGATGAAATGCTAAAACTCGAGCGGTTTCTTGAAAACTCGCTTCTGGCCGATTTCCCTTCTTTTGCAATCACCCACACTAACAAATACAAATATCTATTAATAATGTCGTTTCAAAACTTATTTGATTGAATACATCTGAAAGGTTGAAGACCGTTAAGGTTCAACGTATTTATCAAAACTTTACCAAAAAATCCAAATCCAATGGAGTCTAAATATTTATTGACTTGATCTTCGAACCACCTGTTAAATTTTTTTACACTTATGTAGTTGCCACTCTTTGCTTTCCCCTACGGGTAACCTGATTACTTTCTGTGAAGAAAGGAAAATGTGCCTGAGCCAATTGTCCATTGAATATGTATATTTTATAAAGACTAAATGAGGCTAAACACAAGAACTATATAATTGAAATGAATCAAAGCATACATGATAGCATAACGAAACAGCTATGTCTAATCCAAGAAAATTATACCAAACAAAAGACCAAATGAGGCTAAACGCAAGAACTATATAATCAAATTCACTTATGCCTTTCAAAAATATAACGGTACTCTCCTAGAAAAGCGAAGCATGTGACACACGATTTCAATAAAGGAACTAACTTGATAATCACATGCATGGAAAACATGAAGTCAAGTTTAGTAGTTGCAACACATTCCGAATACGAGAAAAAATGAATCGAGACATGGAATATAAGAATCCTTACATTAAGGATAGATATTTGTACCTGAGGGACCATGATGTTTAGTAGAAAACTAAAATCTACTTTTTCATTACCTAATTATTGGCTTTGGTAACTAATTTTTGTGCATCTCTTATTAGTGTGATAATGtgattatacatttttatttttatattaaagtTGTGTCATATTTAATTTTCGTGGAATGTTAGTTTTACAATTAGTTGCTACATGTTACTTTATTTGACTTCTACAATGCTTCCAGAATCTTTTTTATTAAATGCGTTATTTTCGTAACTTATAACTATAGATAACTCAAATTCATTTGTACAACTTAAATTTATTTATATCATAATCTCCATAGTATACGTAACAGATAGTCAAAACACAATTTTATATCCTTGTTTGTATAGTCTTATAAAATAACTAAACCTTTAGATAtcaaagttaatcaatcaatcaagcATGCAAATCATATTATGTTGTGCATCAAACTGTATACACATGTTTAATGCCCTTTATGATTGCCCATTAGACAATAACATCTGAAAAAGATGCATGTAGATAAGTGTACGTATATTTTTGTTCGTATAAGCTA is from Helianthus annuus cultivar XRQ/B chromosome 9, HanXRQr2.0-SUNRISE, whole genome shotgun sequence and encodes:
- the LOC110878865 gene encoding LOW QUALITY PROTEIN: probable ubiquitin-conjugating enzyme E2 16 (The sequence of the model RefSeq protein was modified relative to this genomic sequence to represent the inferred CDS: substituted 2 bases at 2 genomic stop codons), yielding MSLPSSAAMTASSVSSRKVLSKIATNXLXKELTEWQISPPSGFTHKVTDNLQRWVIEVNGAQGTIYAGEKYQLQVDFPENYPMEAPQVIFLQPAPLHPHIYSNDHICLDILYDSWSPAMTVGSICISILSMLSSSTTKERPEDNDRYVKNCRNGRSPKETRWWFHDDEV